The Glycine soja cultivar W05 chromosome 15, ASM419377v2, whole genome shotgun sequence region acttgatCCAGTGTAAGGAGTGTGTGTATTAGTGTACTTtacaacacaatttttttttgttgaatttataGCACGTGCACTTGTTCTAATACATTCTTTATtgacaaatttattaaaactacaaaattatttgtaaattgCATTAAATAAAGAGTGAAACTcataaaatttcataatttttaataaatttagacGACATGTGGGTTGGCCATTAAGTggctattaatttgattatttttttattggtaagaATTAGATATATGTATTAGAGGATTTACAACAACttatatatcatatttaattaattaagctaGATTTtcataattgttaattttaaatattgatgTATGATTATATTTATGGTTTTCgtttcacaaaacaaagaaGAGCTAGTTCTTACTTGATATGTGTGTGTTCATATGATACAAAATCAATTGTTAACTATCAAACTATTGCATAATTTAcatcacttaataattttttatataatacaaaattaacCAATCTAACTATTGAttgatttgatattattttctgACCTTTGCACTTGCTTGTATTATATTTCATCTAATAATGAACATTAACATATACTTTAAATAACGcattatcctcttaaaaaaatCCGGTAAAATTAAGTAATATGTTGaagtatcaattaatttttatttgcaatttttataacttattCTACTTTACAAGAATTTCAGCTTAACGGTTAAATtggttaattttatattttgcaaaaatgtattaaataacacacaaagacacacatatgtaatgagaatttttttcattaattttaaaaatgtagaTTATATGTGTAATCATATATggaaagttataaaattaaaaattagtcatTAATTATCACTTTCGGAAAATAATGCCATGtgcatttaatttataatattaaccaCCAATGGATAATGAGGTATATTCTTGGTTcttattctcaaaatattaacaaaataatatccTATGTGGTCTAGTATATTAATTATGTACGTAAAGGAGAGCTTATTGAGTAAATGAGATTGAATATAGTGGAAAACGAATcagatttgaatttttattgaaaaacgtttcttaattaaaataatttttcggcaaatttatccaaacatttttttattatgatcgattataataataatcaattatttaataatttaatttttacagtTGTATCTCAAAAATACAtccttaatattttcttatgtcTCAAACAGTATTATTTCGTTTCTAGAAGAAGATATCTAAATGAAgggtaaagaaaaaagaaatgaaggaGAGCTCAAtgatagaataaataaatttctcaaACTTTGAAAATATCCAAAACCAGAATCTAATCTTGATGAGTACCAACATCCTCTTCAATTCCACTTGTTCGTTGAAAATTATGTCATTCCTATCAAGACCAAATAGCAACCAACCAAATTATCATCCGAATTCTCCTAAGAGTTGTCCCTTTTACTAGACCCAAATGATCAGTGAAGTGAGTTTTCCCTAATTCAGTGCTACTATCAAAGCCCGCCAGGAATAAAACATTGACCCAACCTCTACCGATAAATCACATGAGAAAATAGGTGTTTAGGCTCTTGAATATCATTGCAAAATAGACAAAACATTGAGCAAGGATCCAGacagatatttttcttttgtccaAATTCATCTTAATAGGAATCCTATCCAGAATCAGCAACCATGTGGAGGCTATAAGATCTTGGGAGGTGCCAAGCATAGCCAAAAGTCATTCAAAAATTAGAGTTTACCcatctcatcattcttttgccTCCTTAAACTCTTTCACCTATTACAAACCTGTTATGTTGATTGCATGGATTAACATGTTATTATGCTTTCGTGATTCACGTGGATGGTATTTTAATTACACTAATTTACAATTACTATTAACGTACGATAGTAGTAACATGCTATTATAACATGTTAAAATTCATAACTAAACATAGTTACCACAATTGTTAGTAAAAACTGGCAGTCAACTAGTCACAGTACCTCgaacaattaaaatatagcAAATTGTCTCCCATTATTAAATCACGAAGCGGAAATTTTGCCTTTAATGATTGAATAATTGAACATAAACCATGAAATAGCATTACTTAccgatgataataataatttcatcttTGGTGGCCTTGCCAAGTGATCATACAATGGTATATAGCGCATCATGAAAATTAATTAGTGGCAATCCCACTCAAATTCCTTGCCATCTATAGTGCTACTCTGGGGCTACTCTACCTCTTTCTAACAGTACTGTCACACATTAATCGCTTCTATAAATTGTCACATTTTGCATCACAATCGTCATAGCCTTCAAACAATTAGAGCATATAACTTGGTACTAGCCAGTATACATgtctaaaaaatcatatttctaTATCTTAGTTTTCTATGTTCTTTATATAATCTAGTCTTGTTAATTAGTAGGTGATATACCAGTAACATATTAATCTCTGATAACTCACACGGTTAACTAGGTTAAATTTTTCTACGAACTATATGACTTTAAGTTTGCCATAAGCAAAAAGTATTGTTGAAGATATATACAAATAACTCACGTAGCTAATTATATACTTCagttcattaatatttttgctgatttattatgtatttattcCTTTCACAGGTTGTGGCAAATTGTGAAGCATGAGGACCTTACTTGCAGTactcttgtttttcttcatgATGACGGTGACCATGCTGCATGTTGGTGCAGTCATCGTGGAGCATGAGCCAAAAACAAAGACAAAGCGCAATCTACTGAGCGAAACTTCTCTTGGACGAAAGGGCATGGGAACCGAGACAAATAACCAACAAACCATGAAGGTTTCTGCAAGTAATGCAAATACCAACACTGCTGATTCTGTCAGCAATAGCAAAGCGAAAAAGAACGACGACAACAATGGTGGCGACAACGACAAAAATGATAGCTCTCAGAACTACGGTTCAGGACCTGTCCTTAACAGCCACCACTATTTCCATATTCGCACTCCACCCATTCACGGCTAGCTCTATATATCTTGTCGGAGACGAAAAAgcttcataaatatatatatatatatgcatggtgTTGCATGTATTTAGCACACCGGTTAAATAAAGTGCAACTAGCATGTGTCTATATATGTGTGTAAGTGTGCATGTTAGTTTCACTAATAACATATATAAAGCTATCAGTCTCTCCTCATGTGGTTTTTTTTACTATGTGTAAGTATGTGTGCCTTGTTACTAGGGCAAATGCATGTATGcatgtttttctgtttttggctgattttaTTGGTAAACAAGGCTATAAGCAACTAAAAACAAATAGTTCTTTagtttcatcttttaatttcgtTATTTGCTTATCTGATTGATTTGGAAAGCCTGAATGAATTAAGTAACTAAAAACTAGACCATATATAGATGATAGATCATTCAAATTCCCCTATCCCAAGCTTTTATTAGGGTGACCGGACCTGACTCAAGccaatctaaattaaaaaaaaaaaaaagtggattaGTTTGGATATTCAAGTTTAAGTCAAAATGGGTGCAACTGCAACCTGGTTCTTATCGATTAGGTTGTGAGTTTAATTAGGGTTTAACTaccaattttatgtttttaaatccTCACTCTTAGCCTTATAATTAAGCACCTCAATTTATAAAAGAGCAATGCTATATTACTCGAAAAACTCCTGCACGAAATCACACGAATTTCAAATAGACCAGTGAGTATATCTATAACCATTCAAAGGGGAGATAATAAAATGtgttttccaacaaaaaaaaaaaaggcaactgTTCGTAACTTTCGTACTATTATGTTTTTGTACTATTTAGTAATTTCCGTTATAAAAAGACTACCTGTATTCGAaccatttaaaaattttattgtatGACCGTTTGAATGTCAAGTAAATATAAGCTCGAGGTAATTCTGCTTCTATCTAGATCCGTGACTctgtaaaattttgtttattggATTTTGAGGCAATTAAAATAGGCTTATAAGGTTTAACTCAACCATAATATATTTTGAtctcttgaaaaattcaaaccaaactatagtataaaattaataattgattgtttattatttatttcttactcaaGGTATTTTTGCAATTAATTCAATAATTGATAGTTTTATCAAATACATCGCAagttcatacatataaatatgtaaaattgtAAATAGATAACATTAATAGTTTTCTAAATTATCCTTACTTAAGTTTGGATATAGTCATTTCCcaacaaaaaaaagattattattttagtttctcaCAATAACTAATACTCATCTGATCCACGCCATATATGCACACACAATTTAAGATtagaatacaaataataaaatggttGTGGTaattgatagtataaaaaaacTGTGGTAACTCGAGCCTTTgcggtttttctttttttcctctctgtttttcaaaaattgtttttgaGATATAGAAATGTTAGTGAGAGAGAGGAataagctattttttttttttctaaaagaaaagaaagcaaaacTACAATCACGGAAGGAAGTTTGCAATAGCATCACGAAATAGCTAAATCTTAAGGACAACAAAAAGGACAAACCAATAAATGTTAAATGGAGAGTTTGAGCTTAACATTTCAcatgaatatcattaatgtTTCACACGCATAACAGTGACATCTCAATTCCTAAAGACAAGAGTCTGATGTACTCAATGATTATCCTGGTTAATTGGAAAGCTCTGAACTTCACATTTCTGGTGATAAAAATGTGAACGTACAGCAAAGTGGGCGTTTCGGTAATTTTGCCCGgtcatcaaaattaattttgagatgagtacattttttttaaataaataaaaattttcaatgtttttagTAAATTCTATCGTTTTTTGTGTGTGAATAGTAAATTCTATCTTTAAGTATATATGCAtaggactaaaaaaaaatatatttatatctatactttataaataattttactttaccaaaataaaattaaatctgttaaattcatttccaaaatattatttctaaatataaaatgaacagAGCTGATACCGATCAGAGTAttaataacattatatatatctacagatgttattttgaattttataagtACTTAATTATGGAGGTAATTTTTCAATGTGCCAATCACTATTGCAtcattattacattattattaattttgttgacCAATccttacaattttcttttccttaattttccacttttttatttaaaaaaattgagtgtgTTATCGTTATTGTGCTATGCTTTTCTAGTAACTTTTCTTAACTTtggtatttcatttttttcttaaatgaaaGATGCTTAACGATGTTATTAAATGCTTATTTTACCACATAAAGATGTAGATTATCAAGCATCAGCCTTTGcgtaaaaaacacaaaatcaagCATCAGACAGGATctgtttatctaaaattttaaaacgaTCAATAACCacatttaaagttaaaaattatctcTAACAATGACAAGCCTTTATTCGTAAATTTTTTGAacgattgaaaaataatttttaaattaataaatttttcttttctaaagagaatatttttcttccttaaGGTAATAAATCCTTAAAACATTAATAATATGAACACTTCATACGGTAAGTGCTTCAATTTCTGTTGAAAAAGACAACAATCATAAACCTCATTCCGCTACGATGCTTAACTTTATACTAAAATTAACATATCTTCTGattaaataattgaattcatTCAATCAACAAGCTGATTGAGGATTATCCAGGAAATCGTACATACATGATACAACCTTGCTCGTGCACGAAATTTACACGGAAATTAGATCAAGCACTTCCTTCTAATCACAGCATTATGTAAATATGGGCAAGGGATTTGACAAATTGCTAATCAAAAGTTACttttctgatattttttttttctttttctctttttcattttcatggaTAAACTTCTAACAAGTGTTACAAGTTCGTGCGTCATCAATAAGTTGTCTCGGTATCAGTAACCATACGTGGCAGCACTATGAATGGTATATTCTAGCAACGTACCAATGGTGTATTTTCTGGTATTGGCACAGTTGCCAGAACACCCGTATAAGAGAAGCATGTTTACAAATCATGAAGCGTCAGTGATCGAGAGCACTACGAATTGTAAGTGGTGTATTTAGAACTGCACCCCTGGATATAAGGTTGTGGTTTAAGAATAAAACAATAACAGTTATATCGTCGTGAAAATGGCGACGAACCTTCTTGTCAATCTTGTAAAGGTCTGAATATCGCATTTCACGTTTTCTTGCTGCTTCTTGTAGGGCAGCCTTGACAAGTTTCTTCGCACTACCCTGCATTCACACAATTTATAAGCACCAATGGATTCAGGATAGGCACGAGAATGGCATgacagtgaaaaaaaaaaaatcaacaaccagctgagaaaataaaattaaccctTCAATTTCAACTAttgtggaaaaaataaaatgcaaaaacaTATCATGAAATTGTATTTCTAGAACTTCATGGTTCTCGAGTATTCTGCATCATACCCTTTGAGGACTAGCAATACAGGTTGCAAGAGTTTCACAACTCATTGACAAAGTTAAAGCACCAGGAAGGGTTAGAAGGGTTATAAGGTTGGCTAAATGGTGAAGAGAAAAGGGAGGCGGGAGAGAGGTTGAGTTTGAATCCCCTCCCCCCAGGCAAGCAGTTGAGAAGTTGACTGTGAAGATGTATAACTTGTCAAGCCTATGACTATTCTATTCACTGTAATATTGCGAAATAGTAGTGGTTGCACTCAGATAATAAGGTAACAATAGATGTAATCAATGTGTTAAAttaagttcaaaacaaataaaaccaaAGCATTCTGTAGTCATATTTAGATGATGGAAAGAAACCATGAAGCAAGTGATGTCCAGTACACAACTAAGTACtattaagaaaatcaaaaggtAGAAAAGAATCTTACCGCGCATGGACTGCTGTGAACAATATCCACTGCTTGATCATTACTCAGGTGCTCCCATAAACCATCTGATGCAAATATAAGGAAGGAATCATTTGGTTGGAGAGGATGAGAAAGAATAGTTGGATTAGCAGACAAGAAAGGCATGTTCATTGGTTCGGGGAGTCTGAATTTTGCATTAATGGGTTCTCGGTTAAACTGCGCATGTTTCATAT contains the following coding sequences:
- the LOC114385705 gene encoding TPR-containing protein DDB_G0280363-like, with protein sequence MRTLLAVLLFFFMMTVTMLHVGAVIVEHEPKTKTKRNLLSETSLGRKGMGTETNNQQTMKVSASNANTNTADSVSNSKAKKNDDNNGGDNDKNDSSQNYGSGPVLNSHHYFHIRTPPIHG